Proteins from a genomic interval of Nematostella vectensis chromosome 5, jaNemVect1.1, whole genome shotgun sequence:
- the LOC5517672 gene encoding BTB/POZ domain-containing protein 2 codes for MGSTSYNWQAEKTKVGDRISFLYNNEILSDVYFLVGKGPQRRRIPAHKFVLSIGSAVFDAMFNGGIATQSDEVELPDVEPSAFMALLRFLYTDEVQIGPETVMTTLYTAKKYAIPTLEKACVDFLKKNLAPDNAFMLLSQARLFDEPQLAALCLECIDKNTVEAVNAEGFPDIDYDTLYVVLQRDTLAIRESQLFTAVARWAEHECLRRRIPSNAENKRTALAKALYQIRFPLMTVEEFASCAAQSNILTDKEVVSLFLHFTVNPKPQVHFLDKPRCCLTGKEKVINRFAKVESRWGYSGTSDRIRFSCSRRIFVVGLGLYGSMYGPSDYQVTVQLIQTDTNEILAHNETAFNSDGNDSVFRVMFKEPVETKPNVSYTASATLRGPDSHYGTSGQKKVVYDLDGKEKLTFNFSYATGNNNGTSVEDGQIPEIIFYT; via the exons ATGGGTTCGACATCATACAACTGGCAGGCGGAAAAGACCAAAGTAGGAGACCGTATTTCTTTCCTCTATAACAATGAAATTCTTAGCGATGTGTACTTTCTGGTCGGCAAAGGCCCCCAGAGAAGACGAATTCCCGCTCACAAGTTTGTTCTTTCGATTGGAAGCGCTGTTTTTGATGCGATGTTTAACGGAGGAATCGCAACTCAATCCGACGAAGTCGAACTACCAGATGTAGAACCATCCGCATTTATGGCCCTTCTTCGTTTTCTCTACACGGACGAGGTCCAAATCGGCCCTGAAACAGTCATGACAACACTTTACACAGCCAAAAAATACGCTATTCCTACTCTCGAAAAAGCTTGTGtggattttttaaagaaaaatctaGCGCCTGACAATGCCTTCATGTTACTAAGCCAAGCAAGATTGTTCGACGAGCCTCAACTAGCCGCCCTGTGTTTAGAATGCATTGACAAAAATACCGTTGAGGCAGTGAACGCAGAAGGATTTCCAGATATAGACTATGATACACTTTATGTGGTACTACAAAGGGATACATTAGCCATAAGGGAAAGTCAGTTGTTCACTGCTGTAGCACGCTGGGCTGAGCACGAATGCCTGAGAAGAAGAATTCCTAGCAATGCCGAAAACAAACG CACTGCACTAGCCAAGGCGTTGTACCAGATCCGGTTCCCGCTGATGACTGTTGAAGAATTTGCATCATGTGCAGCACAATCTAATATTCTAACAGACAAAGAAGTTGTCTCTCTTTTCCTCCACTTCACAGTCAACCCTAAACCTCAAGTCCACTTCCTGGACAAGCCGAGATGCTGCCTGACAGGCAAAGAGAAGGTCATTAATCGCTTCGCCAAGGTGGAGAGCCGCTGGGGTTACAGTGGCACCAGTGACCGTATTCGGTTCAGCTGCAGTCGCAGGATTTTTGTAGTAGGGCTTGGGCTTTATGGCTCAATGTACGGCCCAAGCGATTACCAAGTCACAGTGCAGTTGATTCAGACAGACACTAATGAGATTCTTGCCCATAACGAGACAGCTTTTAATAGTGATGGGAATGACTCGGTTTTTCGAGTCATGTTTAAAGAACCAGTTGAGACTAAGCCAAATGTGAGTTACACTGCGAGCGCAACACTCAGGGGGCCTGATTCGCATTATGGGACATCTGGTCAGAAAAAGGTTGTGTATGACTTAGATGGGAAGGAAAAATTAACATTTAACTTCTCCTATGCAACAGGAAATAATAATGGGACATCAGTGGAAGATGGACAGATACCAGAGATAATATTCTATACATAG
- the LOC5517671 gene encoding snRNA-activating protein complex subunit 3 isoform X1: protein MEARVDRSDISCLISVQDFKTRVTQSVSPRDYERTKQTLDDDELTEEMGIPKETVAELRDVCSPHHLEGLAEPKDLDSVDIAKKIPEGVELKTLRLLKERRGHITHFRKPVNYLLKEVGTEKCSLPEFQPIPDPEVVLSVAVYHPKKPKKVQEFLVLGEQKLTTLRDKIYCNSDHIVPGDHSENPDLSCHATARDICKSGFFFIEEVFYNDMRDPSCKDYSALIKDWSKENGVGIFTSQKMETKRFDELVVRLGYPYVYCHQGDCEHLIIFTDLRLLDADDPSNALEYPVQVFRHRGRRSRCKVCEVYTAKWITKNDILASEDPCFFCDQCFKALHYTPEGEKICDFEAYPHMGYSNW from the exons atggaggcGAGAGTGGATAGATCTGACATTTCGTGTTTGATCAGCGTTCAGGATTTCAAAACTAGAGTTACACAGTCCGTGTCGCCTCGGGATTACGAGAGGACAAAGCAGACACTAGATGATGACGAATTAACGGAAGAAATGGGCATTCCTAAGGAGACGGTGGCCGAGCTCCGTGATGTTTGTAG TCCACACCATCTAGAG GGTCTTGCCGAACCTAAAGATCTTGACTCAGTAGACATTGCCAAAAAGATTCCTGAAGGTGTTGAACTGAAAACTCTACG ACTTCTAAAGGAAAGAAGAGGCCATATCACCCATTTCAGGAAACCCGTGAATTACCTTCTTAAG GAGGTGGGCACAGAGAAATGTTCTTTGCCGGAATTTCAGCCTATCCCAGACCCAGAAGTTGTCCTTTCAGTGGCCGTCTACCATCCAAAGAAG CCGAAAAAGGTGCAGGAATTTCTAGTTCTCGGAGAGCAG aaaCTCACCACGCTTCGTGATAAGATCTACTGCAATAGTGACCACATTGTTCCTGGAGACCACAGCGAGAACCCTGATCTGTCATGCCATGCAACCGCAAGG GATATCTGCAAGTCAGGGTTTTTCTTCATAGAAGAGGTTTTTTATAATGACATGCGGGATCCTTCATGCAAAGATTATAGTGC GCTTATCAAGGATTGGTCAAAAGAAAATGGAGTTGGTATTTTCACGTCACAAAAAATGGAGACCAAGAGATTTGATGAGCTGGTGGTTAGGCTTGGTTATCCATATGTCTATTGTCACCAAGGAGACTGTGAACATCTCATCATCTTCACTGATCTTAG ACTTCTAGATGCTGACGATCCCAGTAACGCTCTTGAATACCCCGTACAAGTGTTCAGACATCGTGGGAGAAGAAGCCGCTGCAAAGTATGCGAAGTCTACACCGCCAA GTGGATTACAAAGAATGACATTCTCGCAAGTGAAGATCCGTGCTTCTTCTGTGACCAGTGCTTCAAAGCTCTTCACTACACTCCAGAAGGCGAAAAGATCTGTGACTTTGAGGCGTATCCTCATATGGGCTACTCTAACTGGTGA
- the LOC116601405 gene encoding uncharacterized protein LOC116601405 yields MWVESLGLTRKERTSLLTNRHLNSNHIMAAQVLIKRKMPTFGSLQHPDEAFLATGSPRFIQIINTGQPYEWVTLTGCEGSLLVLYDTLCNTPEDIITRKGPLPTTGTLSRQHQITSKTIQEPYQECKTINTQKADEMFRKKTFQVVGNMFSQHQMPNRTKGEPHPDQILSTEEPCYTRSQNNVIPEPLPVAVQIQIAQICRQTHLVEELWICRPLIQQCIGVTDSGLFAIAFAVEAAIGGGLPMVQFEPRQMRSHLLKCFEEEDIKPFPRTPQTDYNHMAKVISEKHSYMRDEEDIKWIPRTSQTDYSHMAEASYEKHTYVRDEEDIKCIPRISHTDLCQMAEDNCMTSDKASTEATHISQVTTAIPDMPNTSNYLPVTATISVVPLFCKCRLPACFDYMVQCEACGRWYHCACVRVPPTAVHKEWLCELCVNKAHITSSRGPCNSIIQY; encoded by the exons ATGTGGGTCGAGTCCTTGGGACTTACACGCAAGGAGAGAACAAGTCTCCTGACAAACCGACATCTGAACAGTAATCACATCATGGCAGCCCAAGTACTCATCAAGCGGAAGATGCCGACATTCGGCAGCCTTCAGCATCCG GACGAAGCGTTCCTCGCAACAGGGAGTCCTCGTTTTATTCAGATCATCAACACGGGTCAGCCTTATGAATGGGTGACTTTGACAGGCTGCGAGGGGTCACTTCTAGTCCTCTATGATACCTTATGTAACACACCAGAAGATATCATTACCAGGAAGGGGCCACTCCCAACAACCGGTACTTTGTCCAGACAACATCAAATAACAAGCAAAACTATTCAAGAACCTTATCAAGAATGTAAAACTATCAACACACAGAAAGCTGATGAGATGTTCAGGAAGAAAACATTTCAGGTAGTTGGTAACATGTTTAGTCAGCACCAAATGCCAAACAGGACTAAAGGAGAACCTCATCCTGATCAAATACTCTCCACAGAGGAACCATGTTATACCAGGAGCCAGAACAATGTTATACCAGAACCGTTACCAGTAGCTGTCCAGATACAGATTGCACAAATCTGTAGACAGACCCATCTTGTTGAAGAGCTGTGGATTTGTAGGCCTCTAATACAGCAGTGTATTGGCGTCACAGACTCCGGGTTATTTGCAATTGCGTTCGCAGTTGAAGCCGCCATCGGAGGTGGCCTTCCCATGGTGCAGTTTGAGCccagacaaatgagaagtcaCTTGCTCAAATGCTTTGAAGAAGAAGACATCAAACCTTTTCCAAGAACCCCCCAAACAGATTACAATCATATGGCTAAAGTCATTTCTGAGAAACATAGTTATATGAGAGATGAAGAAGACATCAAATGGATTCCAAGAACCTCCCAAACTGATTACAGTCACATGGCTGAAGCAAGTTATGAGAAACACACCTATGTGAGAGATGAAGAGGACATCAAATGTATTCCAAGAATCTCCCATACAGATTTATGTCAGATGGCAGAAGACAATTGTATGACTAGCGACAAAGCTTCCACTGAAGCTACTCACATATCCCAAGTGACTACAGCAATCCCAGACATGCCAAACACATCAAACTACCTTCCTGTCACAGCAACCATTTCCGTGGTTCCCTTGTTTTGTAAGTGCCGCTTGCCTGCCTGCTTTGATTACATGGTTCAATGTGAAGCATGTGGCAGGTGGTATCACTGCGCATGCGTTAGAGTGCCACCTACCGCTGTACACAAAGAATGGCTGTGCGAATTATGTGTAAACAAAGCTCACATTACGAGCAGCCGAGGGCCATGCAACTCAATAATTCAGTATTAA
- the LOC5517607 gene encoding immediate early response 3-interacting protein 1, with product MAFTFYSLLEACLLVVNAMAILHEERFLSKIGWGSDQLSGFGEEKGTKHQIINLIHSVRTVMRIPLIFLNSVTIVLLLLMG from the exons atggcgttCACGTTTTACAGCTTACTGGAAGCTTGCCTTCTTGTTGTAAACGCCATGGCTATTTTGCACGAAGAACGCTTTTTATCAAAGA ttggcTGGGGTTCTGACCAGTTATCGGGGtttggagaagaaaaaggaacaaaGCATCAAATTATCAACTTAATTCATTCAGTTCGGACAGTTATGAGAA TTCCTCTCATCTTCCTTAATTCAGTGACAATTGTTTTACTACTGCTAATGGGATGA
- the LOC5517671 gene encoding snRNA-activating protein complex subunit 3 isoform X2 encodes MEARVDRSDISCLISVQDFKTRVTQSVSPRDYERTKQTLDDDELTEEMGIPKETVAELRDVCSPHHLEGLAEPKDLDSVDIAKKIPEGVELKTLRLLKERRGHITHFRKPVNYLLKEVGTEKCSLPEFQPIPDPEVVLSVAVYHPKKPKKVQEFLVLGEQKLTTLRDKIYCNSDHIVPGDHSENPDLSCHATARDICKSGFFFIEEVFYNDMRDPSCKDYSALIKDWSKENGVGIFTSQKMETKRFDELVVRLGYPYVYCHQGDCEHLIIFTDLRPLSLSKLPIGPFRVPLCPSVPNSSFLRQPRATCLLRASPSLLSFL; translated from the exons atggaggcGAGAGTGGATAGATCTGACATTTCGTGTTTGATCAGCGTTCAGGATTTCAAAACTAGAGTTACACAGTCCGTGTCGCCTCGGGATTACGAGAGGACAAAGCAGACACTAGATGATGACGAATTAACGGAAGAAATGGGCATTCCTAAGGAGACGGTGGCCGAGCTCCGTGATGTTTGTAG TCCACACCATCTAGAG GGTCTTGCCGAACCTAAAGATCTTGACTCAGTAGACATTGCCAAAAAGATTCCTGAAGGTGTTGAACTGAAAACTCTACG ACTTCTAAAGGAAAGAAGAGGCCATATCACCCATTTCAGGAAACCCGTGAATTACCTTCTTAAG GAGGTGGGCACAGAGAAATGTTCTTTGCCGGAATTTCAGCCTATCCCAGACCCAGAAGTTGTCCTTTCAGTGGCCGTCTACCATCCAAAGAAG CCGAAAAAGGTGCAGGAATTTCTAGTTCTCGGAGAGCAG aaaCTCACCACGCTTCGTGATAAGATCTACTGCAATAGTGACCACATTGTTCCTGGAGACCACAGCGAGAACCCTGATCTGTCATGCCATGCAACCGCAAGG GATATCTGCAAGTCAGGGTTTTTCTTCATAGAAGAGGTTTTTTATAATGACATGCGGGATCCTTCATGCAAAGATTATAGTGC GCTTATCAAGGATTGGTCAAAAGAAAATGGAGTTGGTATTTTCACGTCACAAAAAATGGAGACCAAGAGATTTGATGAGCTGGTGGTTAGGCTTGGTTATCCATATGTCTATTGTCACCAAGGAGACTGTGAACATCTCATCATCTTCACTGATCTTAG ACCTTTATCTCTTTCCAAGCTTCCCATCGGGCCTTTCCGAGTCCCATTGTGCCCTTCAGTGCCCAACTCTAGTTTTCTGAGGCAGCCAAGAGCAACCTGTTTGCTTCGCGCGAGCCCATCTCTCTTGTCATTCTTGTAA